A genomic window from Plasmodium chabaudi chabaudi strain AS genome assembly, chromosome: 8 includes:
- a CDS encoding inhibitor of cysteine proteases, putative → MKSITFFVLNICSTLVLLSHCEDNNLYSFDIVNETSWLKIAKKIFKEKSPSNFTVIPFNKEHSDDNESDKEESILLIRKKIKSNNGNSIIPGDGSSDDIGDFSLNFTPNNFSDKNEDTDENSEYPTTSYKPSDDLNSNSSFIEESEKVETESEADSENKNKDININSNLEKNNTMNESDKVDSKYELTGNEKCDNSMKLGNILNQTNQETINKSLSVGETFCINFEGNAGTGYLWVLLGVHKNEPTINPEEFPKKILKKQFFSEEISVTQPKKFKINELDSSKNVGEGNNSSGQNENDSNQPKKPKMQILGGPEPVRSVIKGHKPGKYYVVYSYYRPFSPASGANTKIVNLTVQ, encoded by the exons ATGAAAAGTATAACTTTTTTCGTACTTAATATATGTTCCACCCTAGTCCTTTTATCACATTGTGAAg ATAACAACCTGTACTCTTTTGATATTGTAAACGAGACCAGTTGGCTAAAAATCgcaaagaaaatatttaaagagAAATCTCCATCAAATTTCACAGTCATACCATTTAATAAGGAACATTCAGACGATAACGAAAGTGATAAAGAAGaatcaatattattaattagaaaaaaaataaaatcaaataatggTAATAGTATAATACCTGGAGATGGTTCTAGTGACGATATCGGCGATTTTAGCTTAAATTTTACaccaaataatttttctgaTAAAAACGAAGATACCGACGAAAATTCCGAGTACCCAACTACTTCATACAAACCATCTGACGATCTTAATTCTAATTCCTCATTTATCGAAGAATCAGAAAAGGTTGAAACAGAATCGGAAGCAGAttcagaaaataaaaataaagatataaatattaatagtaatttagaaaaaaacaacacAATGAATGAAAGTGATAAAGTTGATAGTAAATATGAATTGACtggaaatgaaaaatgtgaTAATTCAATGAAACtaggaaatattttaaatcaaACAAATCAAGAAACTATTAACAAATCATTATCTGTTGGTGAAACATTCTGTATTAACTTCGAAGGAAATGCTGGTACTGGATATTTATGGGTATTATTAGGAGTACACAAAAATGAACCAACCATAAATCCAGAGGAATtcccaaaaaaaatacttaaaaaacaattctTTTCAGAAGAAATTTCTGTTACTCaaccaaaaaaatttaaaatcaaTGAGCTTGATAGTTCAAAAAATGTCGGTGAGGGAAACAATTCATCAGGCCAAAACGAAAATGATTCTAACCAGCCTAAGAAACCTAAAATGCAAATTCTTGGAGGCCCAGAACCAGTACGAAGTGTAATTAAGGGACATAAGCCcggaaaatattatgttgTTTATTCTTATTATAGACCATTTTCACCAGCATCAGGAGCAAACACTAAAATTGTTAACTTAACTGTCCAATAA